tatttattatgttctttttttcaattttttttttagattagCAACTATGAAAAAGAGTTGGAAGAGATGAAGCACATGACAAGGCAGGAGTATGTTGCTTCACTGCGAAGGTATAGCATTATATAAACAATggcatttgtatatatatttgatggAACAAAACTTATATATACAAATATTACAAATGCTATATACAAATATTACAAATGCATGAAATAATGGTACAACTTTATGTGTTTCAAATTTGTTGTAGAAAGAGTAGTGGATTTTCTCGAGGAGCTTCCATGTATAGAGGTGTTACAAGGTATATTTTTTCTTTAAGTTTCGAATTTTGGGCTTATGTTTTTATGTGATGTTAATGAATCAGATGATGAAATATCGTGTAAAACTCTTGAAAACAGGCACCATCAACATGGAAGATGGCAAGCAAGGATTGGAAGAGTCGCAGGAAATAAAGATCTTTACTTGGGAACTTTCAGTAAGTTTACTTCAAATTTCTGCATTGTTGGAGGGTTAGTCGGTTTTAGGTGGACGGCACTTTGAAAAATTTTTTTCTGATGGTATCCGGCCTTGGCTAACTGGTAGCGTACATGGCCTTCACTTGCGATTTAAGGGGCACGGGCTCAAACGTTATTAGTAGGAGGCCGTGCGTCACTACTCGATTGAACAAGGCATTTTTGCTTTGTGTACCCTACCTTTAACTGGGGCTCTCGAAAGAGTCAGAAGACACAATATTGGCCCGTTGAACGGTACTCTATTGACTTCGGATGGATGAAATCTCGAAAACCTTTCTAAAATGAGTCCCTACCCACAACTTGCTTTTTTTTAATAAGGGGAAGGGGTAGAGATTGTCTAAGAATCGAGCTCGGACTTGATGTTAACGAGACTTGATACATGTCCTTTTGCCACTCTACCTATGATTCActtgaaatttatgcatttttaatcattcGTATCATGTGTTAAACTATTGTAGGACCGATATTTGATGATGCGTTATGTATATATGAATGTAGGTACACAAGAAGAGGCAGCAGAAGCCTATGACATTGCAGCCATAAAATTCCGAGGACTGAATGCGGTAACCAACTTCGATATGAGTCGATATGACGTCAAGAGCATACTAGAAAGCAGTCAATTACCGATCGGTGGCGCCGCCAAACGATTGAAAGACGTTGAGCAAGCGGAAATGGCTATGGATATGGTACATAGGTCGGACGGTGACAACATTAATACGCATTTACCCGACGGAATCAACACTTACGGTACATCAGGATGGCCTACCATTGCATATCAACAAGCTCAACCTTTCAGCATGCATTACCCTTACGGACAACGAATTTGGTGCAAACAAGAACAAGATTCCGACCCCGATCACGCCTTCCACGATCTCCATCAACTCCAACTAGGAAGCACCCACAATTTCTTCCAACCATCCGTGTTACACAACCTAATGGCCATGGAATCTTCCTCAATGGAACATAGCTCCGGCTCTAATACCAACTCGGTCATTTACAACAACACCGTAAGCGACGGTGCCGGGTACGGAGGATACGCTATCCCTTTAGGAACAGTCATTCCTACTGATACCAACCAAAACCAAAGCAACGATTTCGGAGACAACAGCAACAACGAAGTGAAAGCACTCGGGTACGAAAACGTGTACACATCATCGGATCCATATCATTCGAGGAACATGTACTACCTTTCacaacaatcatcatcatcaacaagTCAAGCCTCACCATGCAACAATTGGGTGCCCACAGCAGTTCCCACCATTGCACAAAGGTCAAGCAATATGGCTGTATGCCATGGTACCCCAACATTCACAGTATGGAATGATACATAAAGTGGGATATTATATATGTATGggccattttttttttgttcttaacTAATTGACCCTTTTTGGTTCATAGCTATTGGTTTGTTTTTAATCTAACCTTTTGCAGCATATGATAAATTTAGACTTAAATTATAGGGGTCCAAAATCTGATGTTTTTAGCAATAGCATTAATTTGCTATTGAATTTTGGGGGAAAAAAATATCAGCTTAGGTTATGATGGGGATCCTCGGATAGTTTATATAAATACCAGGCTTTGTAATTTTGAATAACATTTGTTTATCAGTTTATCTAATTATGATACCAAGAATGGCATTTTGTTCCATTTTTGTCTTCTTTTTTTCCCATTGAATCTGGTTTTGAGTTTATGATGTTTCCATTAGAGATGATATAATTTTCTATATCTCAACTTAGAAAATTTAGTTTATTTGGTAGTTGTACCAATTCGATTTATGAACTTGATA
Above is a genomic segment from Gossypium arboreum isolate Shixiya-1 chromosome 8, ASM2569848v2, whole genome shotgun sequence containing:
- the LOC108468024 gene encoding AP2-like ethylene-responsive transcription factor BBM; this encodes MASMNNWLAFSLSPQEPVDHHHQSQTTVSRLGFNSDGISGTDVSGECFDLSGDSSVPSLNLPPPFGILEAFNRNSNQPQDWNMKGSELSMVMGGSSCNTQEPKLENFLGNHGCHTMYDTTTGQYPLYTTTTARTTNGGGDEDNSTNNNTNLTHGASNSNTNSGNSIGLSMIKTWLRNQPAPPPTQVETKNNGGGGSGGGGAPQSLSLSMSTGGGGGGSGGESSSSDNKKTPPQPPSTGVEITQTGTNEAVARKSIDTFGQRTSIYRGVTRHRWTGRYEAHLWDNSCRREGQSRKGRQVYLGGYDKEEKAARAYDLAALKYWGTTTTTNFPISNYEKELEEMKHMTRQEYVASLRRKSSGFSRGASMYRGVTRHHQHGRWQARIGRVAGNKDLYLGTFSTQEEAAEAYDIAAIKFRGLNAVTNFDMSRYDVKSILESSQLPIGGAAKRLKDVEQAEMAMDMVHRSDGDNINTHLPDGINTYGTSGWPTIAYQQAQPFSMHYPYGQRIWCKQEQDSDPDHAFHDLHQLQLGSTHNFFQPSVLHNLMAMESSSMEHSSGSNTNSVIYNNTVSDGAGYGGYAIPLGTVIPTDTNQNQSNDFGDNSNNEVKALGYENVYTSSDPYHSRNMYYLSQQSSSSTSQASPCNNWVPTAVPTIAQRSSNMAVCHGTPTFTVWNDT